The genomic interval GTAAGCCGGTTGCAAGTCCTGGTAAAACGCTTGACATCAGAAATTTACACGCGGTTGCCAACATCGgcaaaatagctccaataaatcccCCTTCCACTTTTGCgttgtgttctatttgtgttttttgacattttaagCGTCACTCCTTTTCCACTTTGGTacgcttttgttattttgttgatctGTGCTTGAGTGAGGGCTAACACATCTTCTCCGGATATATCCTTATGTGATAAACGGATAGCAACTGCCTCTCCTGCTTGAATagcatttttaaattttttccctctgaccttcgctaatatttacttttacattttcgtaacgactcattttatataggacttaatttatttttacttttctcTTGTATGAAATCTTATCGAAAGATCTTCACCACGCAAATTTACAAGTTTCCCGTTTTGATCAGTGAGTTTTGTCTCAATTGACGAAATTGTCGATAAATTAACaggtaaataaaccaaattaacTGGTGCTTCCATAATTTTATACCCGGGTCCGACTGATGGAAAAAACTATAGATAACGTTGTCAGTCGAATTGTTAACATAGGATGAGTTAATTATATCACAAGTTACTCTCTAGCTACTCATACTTaataaatttacaatattttctgaCTCGTGATATCCTGATGCGTATACTGCTGCATTAAACCCCAATACCGTTCTGATAGAGTTTGCAGGTGTCAGGTCTATTTTACAATTCGGTGCTATTTTTAGTACTGTTTTAAGTGTTCTGCCGTTTGGCTCTAGCTTTACTGCGTACTCGTCCGAGACAGAGTTGTAATGCTCATTTTTCCTCATTATTCGTTGGACGTAATCGTTAATATCATCAAATTCGTATGAACCTtcgggaatatttatatcaaaccaTTTTTTTCCATCAGGACTATAgcgaaaattattgtttaaagagtctatatttggaaatgaatagtagGTCTCCAAATTAACTATGGCCATTTCGTACTTTTTGCCTACATTTAGTTGAATTGTTGGACATAAAGAAGTACAAATTCGAGAGCTATTACCTTTCGATATAATGTGAAAAGAATTTTTCGGACCTGTATTAAACctaacttgttttatttcttctaaaaaaaattcaagaacactttgcatttttattaagaaaaacGTTGTTTTCAATTAACATATAAGAAGTCGGTTGTTAAAGAACATGTTTTATGCTAAAACTAAATACGCAAATAGAATAAAAGCTTTGTTTGAGCTCTTATTTAACAACCTAAAAACGATGTGTTTTACCATTGATAAGGATGGAATACATTTGAAGTCGCTTACAACTATTAACCTAATGATTGAAGTTGACTTACATGCTAGCAATTTTGACGAGTATCGGTTTGAGTTTGATGAGCCTCTTCACGTTGGAATAGAAAGTTACATAAGCAAGtcgtttaaaataatgaaaaacaaaaacatagttACCTTATCCATAACAAAACCGGGAGAGCTTATAATAGGAGTTAAATCCAAGCATAAAGAGGCGTTTTCTTATGATTTGTTGGTAATAACAGAAATTGTTCAAAACGTGTCCTCCCCTCCGTTGTATACCTATTCGGATGATTCCGCAACCGCTATATCAACTTCCCTGTTTAGTGATATGTGCAAGCTTATTAAGTCTAACGCGTTCTGTCACGAGTTTACCGTAACTAAAGAACACGGCACGGCAAAGTTTTCTTACATTACACCTGATTTAGTAACCGAGAGGTTCACGTTTGGACAGGAAGACGTTTTAAACAGCATGCTTGTTCACAACTGCTATAAGTCGGATCAGCTCTTCAGAATAACAAAGATCGTCTCATTTTCTCAAGATTCGTCGAGAATAGTAAACGTTTATATTGAAAAGGATAAGCCTTTATTGATAACGTCAAAAAGCGAGCTTGGAATAATTAAAACGTACTTTTTGTAAGTGAAAACGCAATTTTTAATTAGTGAGGCATGTAAAAGTAGTCAAATCCTgatctatacttaccattattctttttactagtaagatctataacagcaaatccatgaggacggtcccaggctactttacaaaaatgtctaaattcttcttttgacatatcagttgaaacTTGATCGTTGtagatgtgattaatatttttcatgtcctgtgggaacaaacacataaagtttgcattttcacgtattgtttgtcttgttttaaagtagttttgtgcgagataaaagcagtctacattgctgtggcgtcctcttatgtaataagtttcacatttgttttgtttttccaactgaaggtcgtcaaaaatcattaaattctttttagagctactcaagtctctaggatcaggcacatcatcagacgtttcaaaaaaattacattcaatatcagctggcTTATCTAAGCGTTTAGCCATTTcttcaactaaaagagctggtggaacgtcattctctattatatagtcttgttcggcaaacaatttcagaatctcttctttaggcagcttttctccaaatgctttcttaataattctgtactccggctgaaatagcgacttgccaaaaacttgcaagttgttgtagtctaaccatcctggtcgtagtaaatggtttaacaatagtatagtttttccgcatccgcttttactaataataagacctcgtattgatctcggtaaaagtctactgttgcatcgttttgaaatatcatcattccacgaaagatctgtaacttccattttaaatataaattatattttcatttaaaaatgtattgcgtAAAGTGCAAACGCAAAACTGAGacagttgatgtgcaaaatgttgtaagtaaaaacaataaacctatgcttcgcggaaagtgtgtcgtttgcggttgtgttaaaacacagtttgtaaaaatgcatactaagACTGGAGGAGACTTGGTGTCGTCGTTAAATTCGGTAACTAGTAAAGTAAAGCTTCCGTgggttaaatttcccggtgaaatgaatattccaggaatgaactttgcaggacctggaactCATTTAAACGAACGATTAACTTCAACTGGTGCTtataaagactggagtaaaccagttgatcgagttgataatgcTGCCTACCAtcatgatttagcttaccaacactttccagatacagcaAGTAGAAACGCAGCTGATaaaattatgcttgaacaaatggatgctattaaagacccaattatccgtgaaagaattgagcgtagtataataaagccaataatatctaccaaggcaaagtttgggttAGGTTATAAGGGgaaaaaaagtcgtggctaaaGAACTAAAATGGACTGATCAGCTCGCAGAcgaactgcatagacccgttgtaaaacgttttagaaaaagaatagtcgttgcccatggcattgataaaatatggGCTGCTGATTTAGTAGACATGCAAGcttttgcaaagtttaataatggtgtaaaatacttgctaacaTTTATAGATGtgttttcaaaatatggatggattgttccattaaagagtaaaaccggagttgaggtagcagaagcatttcacaaaatatttaaggAAAGGCAACCCCAAAagttgtgggtcgataaaggaaaagagttctacaataaaaatgtaatggtgttgggagtcgagttgtattccacagaaaacgaagagaaaagttccgtggtagagcggtggaacagaacaatgaaggaaaagatgttcaaatatttttcagCCAACTCTACCAGAAAATATATCGATGTCTTAAATGAAATGGTCAATTattataacaacacaaagcattcatcCATCAAAGTGACACCTGTTGATGCTAGTGATAAAAAAGGAAAGCGTAGTTTGGTTTAATTTGTACTCCAAACACCCTTaaaagtacggtaagccaatatttgaagtcggTGATAAGGTGAGAATCACTAAGAAAAAtggaatatttgaaaaaggatatacgCCTAGATGGACTGAGGAAGTGTGtacagtgtcacaagttcaatatacgGATCCACCAACGAATAAAATTACTGATTATAATGGTGAGGAAATACAAggtacgttttatgaacaagaactacaaaagacaagtcaagaagtatatagaattgaaaaagttattcgaaaacgCGGAAACAagtcgttagtcaagtggctcggttatcccgaatcgtttaattcatgggttAACAATAAAAGCCTAATAGACTTGTAATAGACATTTTCATACCCAGTTTGGGTTTGAAAATGAAccttaatcctttttaaaatcTACTTAATCCATAATAGAAAGATTATAAAGAAAACAGTTTTTACCAGGTTTATGAGATTTTGCATATTTACCATTCATAGCTTTTTGTGAGAATTTTATTTCTTGTAAAAGTCTTGTATTTAGATGCTCAACTCGTggtggtggattttcaatttgctgaatacgCCGTTGAACCATCTCTTGTACTGTTGTGTTATCCattttatatatagtaaaaaaatacttaagtttattcaatttttttttgtaatataaaactTCCCAACCCGTCGTACCGTGCGACCTATCCTGTCAAGAGCCCCGTGATCGTTaaggttaaatattaaaaaatataacatacaaaacaaaccatgaatacttatttacaaaaaggtCTTTTAGAGTTACAGAATAACAAGTACAGCGAGGCTATCTTTGATGTGGTTAATACCGTTCCGGTATGCAAAACAGTATTTGTACTaattgcgaatgagatgctacCAGATCTTAACTGGGAGAGAATCTTAACTCTGTATACCTTTCAACAGCAGATGGTTGAAAAATCCAACTACGACCCAGAGTTTTCAGAGTTTACGGAGATATGGCTTAAACAGAATGTTACTCCGTGGGTTGAAGCTAATGGAGGGTGGGAGGGTTTAAACACGTTTCTTCAAGGTCGAAAGTCAATAGGCAAATATCTTAGGGAAAGCTTGACCTTTCTGTGGAACTGGAATAAATAATATCTTTTCAAGattaccacggcattcttactcggaatgatcaaaccaaacgacattgtttaccaagacttggaaattaaacatataaaaggagAATATTTTGCATATGCCTCAACGGTCGAAAGTCCTCCAGCCGCCCCGTCACTGTaataagaaaattgaattttcatgtATTTCGCGATTCCTGGTTCAGgtgtggttgaatttggttttaaacatcttgtggttgaatttggttttaaccatgAATATGGTTAAATTCagttttaaccatcttgtggttgaatttggttttaaccatcttgtggttgaattcGGTTTTTACCATCTTGTGGTTGAACTCggttttaaccatcttgtggttgaatttggttttaaccatcttgtggttgaatttggttttaaccatcttgtggttgaatttggttttaaccatcttgtggttgaatttagttttaaccatcttgtggttgaatttggtttttAACCATGAATATGGTTGAAAACTCGAGATGAGCCAGAATCCTAATTTTACCACTACTATCACTCACAATTATGCATATTCTTTATTTTAGGCTTACTTAGAGGGTCATTGTTTATGACTCCACTTCTAGCGGGCTTTCTACGGTAGATTTTCATTTTGTGTCTATTTTACCGTCTGTAGATAAGTTTTTAAGTGAAGACTGAAAAAAAATGTTACGGTggtaaaacttaaaacatatgaATAATTAAGTAAACCGTGAAATCAGGCAATTTTGATTTATGTTCAGAAACACATGTCATATACAATTATCTTTGGTTGATTGTTAAAGTCGTGACTAAAGTAAATTTGAACGTATTTCCGCTAGATTTATGTCCTTGTTACATATATTGAAAATCACTGCGCTCCTGTGTTTGTTAGTCAGATTGCAACATAAATACTTAGTAAGCTTTATCATCTTACCACTTACAAAAATGACCAAATCCGATTGGCTTACAGCGGTCACGTGACGATGTTGTATTTATCATACatcccgagtaatttccatacatcCCGAGTAATTGAGTAGTCAGTTGAGATAAAATTGTTACACAGTAAGAATcggatggtgtatgggatatacctTCACAGCACTCtcataccatactcgagcttcgctctcgctctcgtatggtatgacaTTACTGATGGTGTATATCTCATACACCAtaagtgtaactaataatacacCAGCGAATGTGATTGAATGTCTGTATCCTATGGGCCCACACTTTCttataaaatcagtttttatttattaGATCCGATAATGATGTACTATATATGTGAATTTAGAATGATCTCACAATCTTGTTTGTATTTACTATTTGCCCAATTAAATAGCAATGTGTTTATGCTTTTAAGAGCAATACTGTTCATTAAGATAACAAATCACAAATAGCTTTCCAAGTTGCTTCTTTTctattgtatatgtatattgaacagcttattttcttttaaatgcaACTCTTTATTTCTATAAGTTTTAATAAAAACTGCTCCTTATCCTAACATAATTTGAACTCAAAGTCGACGTTTATTACCTAAATCGAGAATTCTTAACCTACATTAAGACAAGGCTTTAATGCAAATTAACGCAAAGTATTGTGTCAATATCacactattttatttcaatagaaaATGGTAACGTGTTGTTGCCATTGAATTAAACAACAAATCAAATGTTATACGTAACACATTTGCTGAATAAGTTACAATTTAATGACTAAACGCAATATTATTGAGGTACCTTAATACCTTTATTGATGCTAGATACAATATAGTCAATATGTAGACAAAACTCTTACATGGTTACTTTATATTTACCATCTTACAAGTATATAAAGAGATGTAAATATAGATGGTATATGTAAAAATCAATTAATAAGTCAAACCAATCATTTGTAAAAGTACAAAGCACCGATAACAGTATTTTTAAAGATGAAATATGAGCATCgctttatatattatatgtttgaaCTGATTTTGTTATTACTAAATAAACTGTTCGAAAACGTTTCTTAAGCGACTTGAAAGTTAAGTATGTGCTTCTGGAAAACTGTATAGCAAAGCCTTAAATCGCGCCTTTGCCTTTTGGTAAATAATTGATGTTGTCATTTTAGTTGTGTTccataatttaatgttttaagtTTAATCATTCCATACCATTTTCAACGTACAAACATGAtgcttatatttaatttattgaaacttcGTGATTgacatttaatattaatttacaaCCAACTATCATCATGAAATGTGTACCTTATTTGCATTAAGGCCTGTCAACGATATTGAAGTGTGAATGCACCATCTCTGATAAATCCGTGAATCCCACACAAATCGAGCATGTTTATGACAGGTCTGTGTATGAGTGGAGACGTCCTGCTGGGGGCCTTCCATAAAGTGCGTCAAGTTTCAGAGAGGATGTAAGGGGCGTAAACAATGTGAAGTTTGTAACAGAAAGAGGCGTTGGGTCAGGCCATATGTGATGTCacacattaatattttttaataatatttcttatttatttattttgtttactaGAATTTATAAGCTTTAACAATACTCTTTTTTGTTGAAACACTTGTATTAGTTTTATATCAAAATAGCATGAAATGCGTTTCTCTTGAATGTATTGTTACCGATTTCAATAGCTTTGAGAGCTAGAAGGCTGATGCGAAGCCCTGTTTCATGTATAGCAGTTCTTTCGTCATGCCAGAAGTATTATTGTCTCTATGTTCTCAGCTGGGGCCTTCTTGGCAGCGGTTTACTTGGCTGCAGGCTTCTTGGCGCCCGCCTTCTTGGGTGTCTTGGCCTTCTAAGGGGCCTTTGCCTTCTTGGGCATGGCAGCCTTAGGCTTGGCAGCCTTCTTTGCGGCCTTCTTCACCTCTCCAAGCTTGAAGGATCCAGAGGCACCGGTGCCCTTGGACGGCTTAACGGCTCCACTCTTGACGCCAGCCTTGAGGGCCAGTTTCAGGTGGGCGTTGACGGCACTGACGTTATCCCCGACCTTGTAGTTGGCCTGGATGTACTTCAGGATAGCCTGTCTTGAGGAGCCAGACCTCTCTTTCAGGGCACCAAGTGCGGCGGCAATCATCTCGCTGTACTTGGGATGACTTGCGGGCTTCTTGGGCTTGGCAGCTTTCTTCACCTTGGCGGGTGTTGGGGCAGCGACGGGAGCAGCGACAGCGGTATCAGCCATTTTGATGATGTGGTATTCAGTGATAGAATGATAGAAAACCGGCTGCCTAAGTCTTTATATGTAAAGTAGGTCACCAGCGTTGGTATTTGATCGCGCGGACGTGATAGAGATACCGGCAGGTGCGCGCAGAAATTTTATGTTCGTGTGTTTCTTCGTGCTTGTATTATTGCATATTTCTAATGTATCATTTGTGTAAATTGATGCGAATGAACATAGGTACGTAGATGAAAGATAGATCTTCAAGCACTACCAGGTTTTATAAGGATTGGGCATGGAAATAACGACGAAAATAGTATTACAAGTCACACAAGTCGCCACAAAAGCACGGTGGACAGATATTTATGGGTTAAAACAGCGACAATACACTTGCCTAGTCCTCTTCCTATCGTTGTTCATACTTGAATCGCATCACAATATGACCTGCCCATACAGTACGTATATTTGTGGAAGTCCCTAGTACAGAGAAACACCAAGTCCTTGATAAAAACGAACACACGAGAAACACAGAGTAAGAAAGCACTAAACACCATGCGTGCAGTACCAGTACGTGTCCCCAAAACTACCCGGCGTGCGTCCCTCGACTCTTTAAGCATCAGTAACCTTCACATAGTGTGAGCCTGGGCCCTTAAGCTTTCCATAATCGTGATTTAGCCATGGTTTTGGCTCATACCAGTGTTAGGGCATCGGCTATCGTTCGGTAGTGTCAGTCAGTGCGTATGAGAGGCTATTGTTTAAGGCAAGTGCTCTAGCAAATTCTCGTACCAGGATTTTCGGTGGGGCCCTTGCCAGTGTTTGAAAACTGCACAATAACTCGACCCCAAGTACGAGCAGTGGGTTGCTCTCCCATTCCCAGCTACCCGGAATGTAATACTGCGATGCTTATGGGTCATTGCTGTCTTCCGAACGAGGTTGGCTATGAAGCCCACGCACCCTATCCACGGCGTTGCCTGACCGGTTGGGTGGTGTAGGTAACCGCCTGAGCAAGGATGAAAATGTTTCCGAACATGGCCTAAAACAAGCGAATACACGTGTGACTTACTCTGTCTTCAAGGCCCCTAAAGCCTGCGTGGACCTATTACGTTACGTTAGTTTACGTCAGTGGTCTGGAAGAGAGGGCTGGTAAGCACCCAAAATGgtatttctttgtatgttataCCGATGTATTTATACTCCCCAATCGTTAGGGAAGCGAATGAAGGAGGGAGCGAGCGAGCGGGCGGACAGGCAGgcaagtgagtgagtgagtgagtgagtgagtgagtgagtgagtgagtgagtgagtgagtgagtgagtgagtcagtcagtCGGCTAATGAGTGTTTGGTTAGTGCATAAGTTGTTGACAATGTCACGAGATATTTCTTTCAGTATCGTTTAGGTGGCCCTAAAAAGGGCCGTTTGCGTAACGTTTCAAGCCAGAGAAGGTGCTTATTTGCCACCAGCCTGCTTGGTCTTCTTGGGCAGAAGAACGGCCTGGATGTTTGGCAGCACACCACCCTGAGCGATGGTGACTCCAGACAGAAGTTTGTTCAACTCCTCGTCGTTGCGGATGGCGAGCTGCAGGTGACGAGGGATGATTCTTGACTTCTTGTTGTCTCGGGCAGCGTTGCCAGCCAGCTCGAGAACTTCAGCGGCCAAGTACTCGAGAACGGCAGCCAAGTACACGGGTGCACCAGCTCCAACACGCTCGGCGTAGTTGCCCTTGCGCAGGAGACGGTGGATTCTGCCCACTGGGAACTGAAGTCCAGCCCTGGATGAGCGGCTCTTTGCCTTCCCCTTTGTCTTTCCTCCCTTTCCGCGTCCAGACATGATTGTGCTTTCGGTTGTGAGTGCAACAGAAAATACATCGGCAAACGCGTTTTGccgtatatatattattttttttgtttcgaaaacggattgacctactttgCTTTGCGAAGTTAAGCAATTTCAGCCAATCAGCGTCCTCGTTACAAAAGCAGGTCAACCAATCAGCGCGAAGTTTATTTCGACATGTTCGGCAAGTTCATTTCGTTGTGTGCTTGTTCCGTGTATGTTGGAACGTAACATTCGGTgataattttcaataattgttaaCAAACATATGACTATAAAATGCTACCCGTTGGTACATGCCCTAACTGTGTGTAATACGAGATCGTTACTTCTAAGATACACGTACGACTATTGATTATACACTTGACCACACTCACGGAGGAACACTATTTGGCCCTTATTTGCAACGTTTATGTTATGTAGAGTTTGTACTCTGAACACGTTCTATTACGTGAATAGTGTAAAGGGCATCAAAACAAACCTCTGCCAtatacttaaaattgtttgtttttactatttgGCACTAATATTAAGCAATGATATTTATGTTCGTGTGACAATAAGACAATTCTTTCGTAAGAAAGTTGGGTGGCCCTAAAAAGGGCCGTTTGTTTTGAAGCACCACAGAAGTTGTTTACTTGCTGCTGGTGTACTTGGTGACAGCCTTTGTGCCCTCGGACACGGCGTGCTTGGCGAGCTCACCAGGCAGCAGGAGACGCACAGCGGTCTGGATCTCTCTGCTTGTGATGGTGGATCGCTTGTTGTAGTGGGCAAGGCGGGAAGCCTCGGCAGCAATGCGCTCGAAGATGTCGTTGACAAAGCTGTTCATGATCGACATGGCCTTGCTGGACACTCCGGTGTCGGGGTGCACCTGCTTCAAGACTTTGTAGATGTAGATGGCGTAGGATTCCCTCCTCCTCCTGCGCTTCTTCTTGTCAGTGGAGCGCGCGGTCTTAGCCTTAGTGGCGGCCTTCTTAGAGCCCTTGCTTGCAACACCCTTGGTCGGCATGATTTCCAAATCGATGCAGAGAATGAATGTGTGCAACGCGTTTCAACTGCTATTTATATGAACGACTCACTCTcgaaaacggattgacctacttccAATGCAGTGTACACCGCGCTCGCTCGTGATTGGCTGCAGTTTTAACGCATGCGCGTTTGTATTTACACGTGTTTACGAAGGCTAAAGCAATACTGTCGAAGCCCTATG from Dreissena polymorpha isolate Duluth1 chromosome 1, UMN_Dpol_1.0, whole genome shotgun sequence carries:
- the LOC127864331 gene encoding histone H1-delta-like, with product MADTAVAAPVAAPTPAKVKKAAKPKKPASHPKYSEMIAAALGALKERSGSSRQAILKYIQANYKVGDNVSAVNAHLKLALKAGVKSGAVKPSKGTGASGSFKLGEVKKAAKKAAKPKAAMPKKAKAP
- the LOC127864332 gene encoding histone H2A, with the protein product MSGRGKGGKTKGKAKSRSSRAGLQFPVGRIHRLLRKGNYAERVGAGAPVYLAAVLEYLAAEVLELAGNAARDNKKSRIIPRHLQLAIRNDEELNKLLSGVTIAQGGVLPNIQAVLLPKKTKQAGGK
- the LOC127864333 gene encoding histone H2B-like — protein: MPTKGVASKGSKKAATKAKTARSTDKKKRRRRRESYAIYIYKVLKQVHPDTGVSSKAMSIMNSFVNDIFERIAAEASRLAHYNKRSTITSREIQTAVRLLLPGELAKHAVSEGTKAVTKYTSSK